The following proteins come from a genomic window of Rhinoraja longicauda isolate Sanriku21f chromosome 4, sRhiLon1.1, whole genome shotgun sequence:
- the galr1a gene encoding galanin receptor type 1 isoform X1, with protein sequence MKKRGAGMELNQSSAGLNQSGEVTGESYETGTDGFIVSLIFSLIFCVGVVGNSLVITVLARSSPHKPRSTSNILILNLSIADLSYLLLCIPFQATYYITPHWVFGSFLCKFVHYFFTVSVLVSFFTLSAMAVDRYIAIVHSRKSPYIRVARRTLIGVLLIWLLSLAAASPEGYNYMLMYKSGFGPFCWEVWTVLLHKKVYKVATFVVGYILPLLLICYCYAKVLDHLRKKLHNISKKSELSKRKTAQTVLVVIVVFCISWLPHHVINLWIQFGKFPLTNASFIFRIASHCLAYSNSSINPIIYAFLSENFRKSYHQVFRCKIQSTSPLNEVKEFRTATDIVRSDGCTEL encoded by the exons GTGCAGGGATGGAGCTGAACCAGAGCAGTGCGGGGTTGAACCAGAGTGGCGAGGTGACAGGAGAGAGCTACGAGACCGGCACGGACGGTTTCATCGTCAGTTTAATCTTCAGCCTCATCTTTTGCGTCGGAGTCGTGGGCAACTCCCTGGTCATCACGGTGTTGGCCCGCAGTTCCCCGCACAAACCACGAAGTACCTCCAATATCTTAATCCTCAACCTCAGCATCGCCGACCTGTCCTACCTTCTCCTCTGCATCCCCTTCCAGGCCACTTACTACATCACGCCCCATTGGGTCTTTGGGAGCTTTCTCTGCAAGTTTGTCCACTACTTCTTCACGGTGTCGGTACTGGTCAGCTTTTTCACCCTCTCGGCCATGGCTGTGGATCGCTACATTGCCATCGTCCACTCCAGGAAGTCCCCGTATATCCGGGTGGCCAGGCGCACATTGATCGGCGTGTTGCTCATCTGGTTGCTGTCGTTAGCCGCTGCATCGCCCGAAGGGTACAATTACATGCTGATGTACAAGAGTGGCTTCGGTCCCTTCTGCTGGGAGGTGTGGACCGTCCTCCTGCACAAGAAAGTCTACAAAGTGGCCACCTTCGTGGTTGGCTACATACTGCCTCTGCTTCTCATCTGCTACTGCTACGCCAAG GTCCTGGATCACTTGCGCAAAAAACTACACAATATTTCAAAGAAGTCCGAATTATCTAAAAGGAAG actgCCCAGACAGTACTCGTGGTGATCGTGGTCTTCTGCATTTCCTGGCTTCCCCACCACGTGATCAATTTGTGGATTCAGTTCGGTAAATTCCCGCTTACCAATGCCTCCTTCATCTTCAGAATAGCTTCCCACTGCCTGGCCTACAGCAACTCGTCCATCAATCCCATCATCTATGCCTTCCTGTCTGAAAATTTCAGGAAGTCCTACCATCAGGTGTTCAGATGCAAAATCCAGAGCACATCTCCTCTGAACGAAGTCAAGGAATTTCGAACTGCAACAGACATTGTGCGGTCTGATGGCTGCACTGAGCTGTGA
- the galr1a gene encoding galanin receptor type 1 isoform X2, translated as MELNQSSAGLNQSGEVTGESYETGTDGFIVSLIFSLIFCVGVVGNSLVITVLARSSPHKPRSTSNILILNLSIADLSYLLLCIPFQATYYITPHWVFGSFLCKFVHYFFTVSVLVSFFTLSAMAVDRYIAIVHSRKSPYIRVARRTLIGVLLIWLLSLAAASPEGYNYMLMYKSGFGPFCWEVWTVLLHKKVYKVATFVVGYILPLLLICYCYAKVLDHLRKKLHNISKKSELSKRKTAQTVLVVIVVFCISWLPHHVINLWIQFGKFPLTNASFIFRIASHCLAYSNSSINPIIYAFLSENFRKSYHQVFRCKIQSTSPLNEVKEFRTATDIVRSDGCTEL; from the exons ATGGAGCTGAACCAGAGCAGTGCGGGGTTGAACCAGAGTGGCGAGGTGACAGGAGAGAGCTACGAGACCGGCACGGACGGTTTCATCGTCAGTTTAATCTTCAGCCTCATCTTTTGCGTCGGAGTCGTGGGCAACTCCCTGGTCATCACGGTGTTGGCCCGCAGTTCCCCGCACAAACCACGAAGTACCTCCAATATCTTAATCCTCAACCTCAGCATCGCCGACCTGTCCTACCTTCTCCTCTGCATCCCCTTCCAGGCCACTTACTACATCACGCCCCATTGGGTCTTTGGGAGCTTTCTCTGCAAGTTTGTCCACTACTTCTTCACGGTGTCGGTACTGGTCAGCTTTTTCACCCTCTCGGCCATGGCTGTGGATCGCTACATTGCCATCGTCCACTCCAGGAAGTCCCCGTATATCCGGGTGGCCAGGCGCACATTGATCGGCGTGTTGCTCATCTGGTTGCTGTCGTTAGCCGCTGCATCGCCCGAAGGGTACAATTACATGCTGATGTACAAGAGTGGCTTCGGTCCCTTCTGCTGGGAGGTGTGGACCGTCCTCCTGCACAAGAAAGTCTACAAAGTGGCCACCTTCGTGGTTGGCTACATACTGCCTCTGCTTCTCATCTGCTACTGCTACGCCAAG GTCCTGGATCACTTGCGCAAAAAACTACACAATATTTCAAAGAAGTCCGAATTATCTAAAAGGAAG actgCCCAGACAGTACTCGTGGTGATCGTGGTCTTCTGCATTTCCTGGCTTCCCCACCACGTGATCAATTTGTGGATTCAGTTCGGTAAATTCCCGCTTACCAATGCCTCCTTCATCTTCAGAATAGCTTCCCACTGCCTGGCCTACAGCAACTCGTCCATCAATCCCATCATCTATGCCTTCCTGTCTGAAAATTTCAGGAAGTCCTACCATCAGGTGTTCAGATGCAAAATCCAGAGCACATCTCCTCTGAACGAAGTCAAGGAATTTCGAACTGCAACAGACATTGTGCGGTCTGATGGCTGCACTGAGCTGTGA